A window from Hypomesus transpacificus isolate Combined female chromosome 26, fHypTra1, whole genome shotgun sequence encodes these proteins:
- the LOC124487279 gene encoding serine/threonine-protein kinase N2-like: MAAADSLQGDSRSHMVCERLGLVGQNLDLSDTMVQQRLEEIKDQIKREIRKELKIKEGAENLRRVTTDKKSLAYVDNLLKKSNRKLEELHHELQELNAHIVVKDPEDLPDSMCQDNPDTPCSESKMSSSRLAALKKQNDIELKVKQGAENMIQMYSNGSSKDRKLLATAQQMLQDSKTKIEFIRMQILKASQNNDMAFENSDVSVAKPMASALDMRLEELRHHFRIESAVAEGARNVMKLLGSGKITEKKAYSEAQTQFNESSQKLDLLKLSLEQRLSELPKNHPKSSLIMEELALVVSPPFSPRHSVYSANNQYSTVTKPAALTGTLEVRLMGCQDLLESVPGRSKAPSTSHPGWSPADRSSLLSRANKTRGVSARALSKSDDLSNEISAVLKLDNAMVGQTSWKPASNQAWDQKFTLELDRSRELEIAVYWKDWRYLCAVKFLRLEDFLDNQRHGMCLYLEPQGKLFAEVTFFNPVIERRPKLQRQKKIFSKQQGKTFLRAPQMNINIATWGRLVRRAIPSVNSSFSPQGTEMTSDLGPETYTELAPQPGPISDSTVSRLDYDEELFTPLKRHSMALDITELLEIPVLGRKTEDGQEVQDALSTFDFLNDSRNSMLGRSDLDQEAELPSERKPAVTQHTTETRPQSQFNLEDFRCLSVLGRGHFGKVLLSEYKNTGEMFAIKALKKGDIVSRDEVDSLMCEKRIFETVNSIRHPFLVNLFACFQTSEHVCFVMEYAAGGDLMMHIHADVFSEPRAVFYAGCVVLGLQYLHDHKIVYRDLKLDNLLLDTEGYVKIADFGLCKEGMGFQDRTSTFCGTPEFLAPEVLTETSYTRAVDWWGLGVLIFEMLVGESPFPGDDEEEVFDSIVNDEVRYPRFLTTEAISIMRRLLRRNPERRLGAGERDAEEVKKHPFFRNLDWNDLLTKKLRPPFVPTIKGREDVSNFDEEFTSEAPVLTPPREPRLLTSSEQEMFDDFDYIADWC; this comes from the exons ATGGCGGCGGCCGATTCACTACAG GGAGACAGCAGGAGTCACATGGTGTGTGAGCGTCTGGGTCTGGTGGGCCAGAACCTGGACCTGTCGGACACCATGGTGCAgcagagactggaggagatcAAAGACCAGATCAAGAGGGAGATCCGCAAGGAGCTGAAGATcaaggagggggcggagaacCTCCGCAGGGTCACCACCGATAAGAAGAGCCTGGCCTATGTGGACAACCTGCTGAAGAAGTCCAACAGGAAGCTGGAGGAACTCCACCACGAACTGCAGGAGCTCAACGCCCACATTGTGGTGAAGGACCCTGAAGacctgccag atTCAATGTGCCAGGATAACCCAGACACCCCCTGCAGCGAGTCGAAGATGAGCAGCAGTAGATTAGCGGCCCTGAAGAAGCAGAACGACATCGAGTTGAAAGTGAAACAAGGGGCGGAAAACATGATCCAAATGTATTCCAACGGATCCTCCAAG GATCGAAAACTGCTAGCAACCGCTCAGCAGATGCTCCAGGACAGCAAGACGAAGATCGAGTTCATCAGGATGCAGATTCTCAAAGCCAGCCAGAACAACGACATGGCCTTTGAGAACAGTGATG TCTCTGTGGCCAAACCCATGGCGAGTGCCCTGGACATGAGGTTGGAGGAGTTGCGACATCACTTCCGGATCGAGTCTGCTGTCGCAGAAGGTGCCAGAAACGTCATGAAACTGCTGGGTTCTGGCAAGATCACAGAGAAGAAGGCTTATTCTGAG GCCCAGACCCAGTTTAACGAGTCCAGCCAGAAGCTGGACCTCCTCAAGCTCTCCCTGGAGCAGAGGCTGAGCGAACTGCCCAAGAACCACCCCAAGAGCTCCCTCATCATGGAGGAGCTGGCGCTGGTGGTGTCTCCCCCCTTCAGCCCGCGCCACAGCGTTTACTCTGCCAACAACCAGTACAGCACAGTCACCAAGCCGGCAGCGCTAACAG GcaccctggaggtgaggctgaTGGGGTGTCAGGACCTCCTGGAGAGTGTTCCCGGTCGCTCCAAAGCCCCGTCCACGTCCCACCCCGGCTGGAGCCCCGCAGACCGCTCCTCCCTGCTGAGCCGCGCCAACAAAACCAGGGGGGTCAGCGCCCGCGCCCTCTCCAAGTCTGACGACCTATCCA ATGAGATCAGCGCTGTGCTGAAGCTAGACAATGCCATGGTGGGACAGACCAGCTGGAAACCAGCCAGTAACCAGGCTTGGGACCAGAAGTTCACACTGGAACTGGACAGG TCCCGTGAGCTGGAGATTGCGGTGTACTGGAAGGACTGGAGATACTTGTGCGCTGTCAAGTTCCTGCGGCTAGAAGACTTTCTGGATAACCAGCGCCATGGCATGTGCCTCTACCTGGAGCCCCAAGGCAAACTCTTTGCTGAG GTGACCTTTTTCAACCCTGTCATCGAGAGAAGACCTAAACTACAAAGGCAAAAGAAAATCTTCTCAAAACAACAAG GTAAGACCTTCCTGCGGGCTCCCCAGATGAACATTAACATAGCAACCTGGGGTCGTCTGGTGAGGAGGGCCATCCCGTCCGTCAACAGCTCCTTCAGCCCTCAGGGCACGgagatgacctctgacctgggcCCTGAAACGTACACCGAGCTAGCCCCCCAGCCCGGCCCCATCAG TGATTCAACTGTGTCCAGACTGGACTATGACGAAGAGCTCTTTACTCCCTTGAAACGACACTCGATGGCTCTGGATATCACAGAACTTCTGGAGATACCAGTGTTGGGGAGAAAAACTGAGGATGGACAGGAAGTCCAG GATGCTTTGTCTACTTTCGACTTCCTGAATGACAGTAGGAACAGCATGTTGGGCCGATCAGATCTGGACCAGGAAGCGGAGCTGCCATCCGAACGCAAGCCCGCCGTTACCCAGCACACCACAGAAACGAG ACCACAGTCCCAGTTCAATTTGGAGGACTTCAGATGTTTGTCCGTTTTAGGCCGCGGGCACTTCGGGAAG GTGCTTTTGTCAGAGTACAAAAACACAGGGGAGATGTTCGCCATTAAAGCCTTGAAGAAAGGGGACATTGTATCACGTGACGAGGTGGACAG CCTCATGTGTGAGAAGAGGATCTTTGAGACGGTGAACAGCATCCGCCACCCCTTCCTGGTCAACCTCTTCGCCTGCTTCCAGACCAGCGAGCACGTGTGCTTCGTCATGGAGTATGCGGCGGGCGGAGACCTGATGATGCACATCCACGCCGACGTGTTCTCCGAACCCCGGGCGGT gTTCTACGCTGGCTGTGTGGTCCTGGGATTACAGTATCTTCACGACCATAAGattgtgtacag AGACCTGAAGCTTGATAACTTATTGCTGGACACAGAAGGTTATGTGAAGATCGCCGACTTTGGCCTTTGCAAAGAAG GGATGGGCTTTCAAGACCGGACTAGTACATTCTGCGGCACACCAGAGTTCCTGGCTCCGGAGGTGCTGACGGAGACGTCGTACACGCGGGCCGTGGACTGGTGGGGGCTGGGAGTGCTCATCTTTGAGATGCTGGTTGGGGAG TCTCCTTTCCCAGGGGATGATGAAGAAGAAGTGTTTGACAGCATCGTCAACGATGAAGTTCGCTACCCCAGATTCCTCACCACGGAAGCAATCTCCATTATGAGACGG CTTCTGAGAAGAAACCCGGAGCGACGTCTGGGGGCGGGCGAGCGAGACGCAGAGGAAGTCAAAAAGCATCCTTTCTTCCGA AACCTGGACTGGAACGACCTTCTCACAAAGAAGCTCCGCCCTCCTTTTGTTCCTACCATCAAGGGCAGGGAAGACGTCAGCAACTTTGACGAGGAGTTCACCTCGGAGGCTCCCGTCCTGACTCCGCCCAGGGAGCCCAGGCTTCTGACGTCCAGCGAACAGGAAATGTTTGATGACTTTGACTACATTGCAGACTGGTGTTAA